Genomic segment of Candidatus Cloacimonadota bacterium:
GAACTGCCATGTGATCAATATAGAAAACTGTGACCTCTGGGGCTGCGGTATCGAGGGGATCACCCTCACAGATTCGTCCTGGCTGAGTTGCGTGGACACCACCATCCGGGACTGCAGCTATTCCATCCTCTCGCTTTTCGACAGCTACGGGGTGGAGTTCAGGAAATGTGTGATGTTCAACAACCGGGAATTCAGCCTGCTGAATATCTCCAACTGCCACGAGGTGAGCTTTACAAACTGCGTGATTTATGACAACAGCGCGGGCGACGGTTTCGTCGGTGGATACGTGCTCAATACCTCCGCTTCAGAAATCATATTCTCCGAATGCGCCATCTTTAACAACAATGTGAGCGGGCTGCTGAATTCCCGCGAAGGAGTCAGCTTCGAGCACTGCACTGTTTTCGGCAATCATAAACGGGACTATAGGCCCTATTACGAAGAAGACCTGAAGGAGGATTCCGACCCGGAAGACGATTATTACTACGATTAAGAGTGGTAGGCGTTCAGTAGGTCCATAGGAGGATAGAGACAATTGGAAAGCTTTGTTCCCAACTGCTCAGTTCTTCTGCTTCATTCTGTCTAAGAAACACCAGCTTCCCTTTTAGCTTGTATTCTGATGGAGCGGCTCTGCCCAGTTTGAAGTCTTTTTGGCTTATTTTCAAACCGAGTGGGTAATCCGGTAGATTGAGCCCGTAGGGCGACATAACGATAGCGAGGGAGGGTAAGCCCCTCGTACAGAAGCAATAACCAGGTAGGAAGTTTAGATCCACTGTCGAGGGGGTTCCGTTCGCTGCGCTCACCGCACATCCTCGCTATAATCTGCCGCCCTCCGGGCTATCCACTCGGTTTTTGAAAGAGAGCCGTTTTTTTCCTATCTGCCGGAGAGACGGTCTATCGATTTGATCAATTACATCAATTCATCAATTCCCTTTCCACGGCCCCCCATAATGGGAGGAATAGATCTATCAGGACAATACTACTGA
This window contains:
- a CDS encoding right-handed parallel beta-helix repeat-containing protein, with translation MPKKMIWLWLALLCLMLPLWAEGDRDFSEHREIWVSGEEEFLAAVAPNTTIHMYSMFLESLCFTEEHADLNPEYTEFEEVYDGFQLVIKDLHNFSIIGEPETRSQILARPRYANVLTFRNCEEINLQNLRCGHMEEGYCMGGVFNFENCHVINIENCDLWGCGIEGITLTDSSWLSCVDTTIRDCSYSILSLFDSYGVEFRKCVMFNNREFSLLNISNCHEVSFTNCVIYDNSAGDGFVGGYVLNTSASEIIFSECAIFNNNVSGLLNSREGVSFEHCTVFGNHKRDYRPYYEEDLKEDSDPEDDYYYD